The Gambusia affinis linkage group LG11, SWU_Gaff_1.0, whole genome shotgun sequence genome contains a region encoding:
- the LOC122840019 gene encoding bromodomain adjacent to zinc finger domain protein 2B isoform X6, translating to MDSKLGLASSSPAPPSFQKGSPVATFSSAPPQPTSVKYSPAHSPEGSIPFTIFGQTHQTGDELSNMQSCPAFGLLTSSSNCSEFVHRGKTGLMTTPTNTQFKVFPKLWRPTEMDNCRAGAIFHPLLGLYPFSVPVFKTHDPAHPQLCTSGVDRWNTSSSNRNLNTSLLPLKEKEKTKINSSWSQNSLSERATKTILSTKEKGVINRPLETPRCNIRLSGSLSESSSEETSSDSDNMEKDDEDLSSDSDDSEKEIPVGHEVETQMDSVKKSSFVRPKDQIWNPELFLNPHFNGVVSTADQDAPLALITKPRIQTNSPSKRPFLAATSPPYHTPVNLSISSKKLSDTSALPSKSAPSGLVPGSVKAASVLHGGWRPAKTSSCLKPVDLTRNGGFDFHSSRGSEDSSGDIEDDEESSLNSGSSLSDSGSNPESDSAEDHGKESFKAESHTDANGSGALLNLQILKNLGVSATNLLHHHGNLPDPLTFATAGLKKKRRVTDERALQLPLKFGWERETRMRTVTGRLQGEVAYFAPCGKKLRQYPDVVKYLVRHGITEISRDNFSFSTKIKVGNFYEGREGPEGLQWFLMNEEDISSCIIAMNGQHSRQTKSKYQTANNVSAAQHRHPAYYSEPSLQDISDSKLLRKLEAQEIARQAAQIKMMRKLEKQAIAQATKEAKKQQALRAAEERRKKREEMKIHKQQEKIKRIQHIRMEKELRAQQVLEAKRKKKEAAANVKMLEAEKRNQEREIRKLQSFLQKHQERERRRQHRTLMKAVEARRKAEEKERLRKEKKAEKQLNKKKKLELRRLKQKKAKELMKPKEDMCLPDHKPLPELPCIPGLILPGKTFSDCLMVLQFIRNFGAVLNLGLNSNQITISDMQDGLLNIGNSLQKVQDLLVSMLSAAVCDPGIPAGCKCKTLLGDHLTNVEINQDNVSEILQIYMEAHSEQTEVAALAHSLETKAFQAHSPSDKAAILAFLVNELCCSKAVISQIDKNIDYMTNLRKDKWAVEGKLRKLRNIHAKKTDERHIGEGEENHTFSSVTVQNKGKRKSRSSEEEDEDSEDQGEDYDGQEEEMRRKMKKSETYGEEEADRHSTDITELETKIQKTCKLQSEISQKLFEASHSLRSMVVGEDRYRRRYWLLPHCGGLFVEGVENELEEVEKDGGRQKASVRVKEEQQEKISQPRTESVKIQAECQQNNDDDLLQKSFSKLGKLFEAVKMDQNSNIDAENTHPSEVSITEPYHSDCTLETDKTSASSTLSAVQLNNNCMTRSPQSILPDNQLSAVLTEKSSEWFSLLPRAPCDGSSLVSNISCPAFVSSSRLVRTESSSSLLPNTPRKKNKAGINRLHSADSQEAEGNREEDLCLADCNSVDKSETTEPLNNKPACASFSPLEVAKAQDYICPQPVPEEMLRGWWRISDAENLQSLVNSLHHRGIRERVLQKQIQKNMEHMSQIYANQKNEFDTNDPGKQKISREIFEGWCVEQRAEEVDSNLLLQVEALEKNVISANLPIQGETRQERLPGFWMRRSNKLLDVAVIRLAELERNIERSNKVEVAPGMRQWHKALGKIRNSAQLSLCIQHLQKSVVWKQDVMKVQCQLCQKGDNDELLLLCDGCDKGCHTYCHNPKITVVPAGAWFCSSCESGQIPPSGKQQSQTAGGKHKSSEVKQNCKPSVKGELVSEEVASSNNMPKRGSKEFKKRKGEDSSEPRFDSLVSCAKRAKTPNSELAVCRVLLAELEAHQDAWPFLSPVKLKSVPGYRKVIKKPMDFFTIKEKLINNMYLNQENFITDVNLVFDNCQKFNEDDSEIGQAGHRMKRFFDKRWTELLH from the exons ATGGACTCCAAACTGGGGCTGGCCTCATCATCTCCTGCCCCACCTTCCTTTCAGAAGGGTTCTCCTGTAGCCACTTTCTCTTCTGCTCCACCTCAACCAACCTCAGTCAAGTACAGTCCAGCACACAGTCCTGAAGGCAGCATCCCTTTTACAATATTTG gtcaaaCTCACCAGACAGGAGATGAACTTTCAAATATGCAGAGCTGTCCTGCTTTTGGTCTTTTAACCTCAAGTTCAAATTGCTCTGAGTTTGTTCACCGAGGAAAAACGGGCTTGATGACGACACCTACAAACACACAATTCAAAGTATTTCCAA AGCTGTGGCGGCCTACTGAGATGGATAATTGCAGAGCAGGAGCCATCTTTCACCCTCTGCTGGGTCTGTATCCTTTCTCTGTACCAGTCTTCAAAACCCATGATCCTGCTCATCCACAACTTTGCACCTCAG GTGTGGACAGATGGAACACGTCCTCCTCAAACAGGAACTTGAACACCAGTCTATTACcacttaaagaaaaagagaaaactaaaatcaacTCAAGTTGGAGTCAAAATAGCCTTTCTGAGCGTGCGACCAAGACCATTCTCTCAACAAAGGAAAAG GGTGTCATAAATCGACCTCTAGAGACACCCAGGTGTAATATTCGCCTATCAGGATCCTTGTCAGAAAGCTCCAGCGAAGAAACCAGCAGTGATTCTGACAATATGGAGAAAGATGATGAGGATCTAAGCAGCGACAGCGATGACTCTGAAAAAGAGATCCCAGTTGGACACGAA gttGAAACTCAGATGGATTCTGTGAAGAAGTCTTCCTTTGTACGACCCAAGGACCAAATTTG GAACCCAGAGCTGTTCCTGAACCCCCACTTTAACGGAGTGGTCAGCACTGCAGATCAAGATGCACCTTTGGCTCTCATAACGAAACCTCGTATCCAGACCAACTCTCCAAGCAAAAGGCCGTTCTTGGCAGCAACCAGCCCTCCCTACCACACACCTGTCAACCTGAGCATTAGCAGCAAGAAGTTGTCAGACACATCTGCTTTGCCATCTAAATCTGCCCCATCAGGACTTGTTCCAGGATCAGTTAAGGCTGCTTCAGTTCTGCATGGAGGGTGGAGGCCAGCAAAAACCAGTTCCTGCCTAAAACCTGTAGACTTAACCAGAAACGGTGGGTTTGATTTCCACAGCAGCAGAGGCTCAGAGGACTCTTCAGGAGACATTGAGGATGATGAAGAGAGTAGTCTGAATTCTGGCAGTAGCCTTTCAG ACTCTGGGAGCAATCCTGAGAGTGACAGTGCTGAGGATCATGGGAAGGAGTCCTTTAAGGCAGAATCACATACTGATGCCAACGGAAGTGGTGCCCTGCTTAACCTGCAGATTCTGAAGAATTTAGGTGTATCAGCCACCAATTTACTCCACCACCATGGCAACCTCCCTGATCCTTTAACATTTGCAACAGCAG gtttaaagaagaaaaggagagtCACAGATGAGCGAGCTCTGCAATTACCCCTTAAGTTTGG ATGGGAGAGAGAGACCCGGATGAGAACTGTTACAGGTCGTCTGCAAGGGGAGGTGGCTTACTTTGCTCCGTGTGGGAAAAAGCTGCGTCAATATCCTGATGTAGTGAAG TACTTGGTCCGGCATGGAATAACAGAAATTTCCCGGGACAACTTCAGCTTTAGCACAAAAATTAAAGTTGGTAACTTCTATGAAGGTAGAGAAGGACCAGAG GGTTTACAGTGGTTCCTGATGAATGAGGAGGACATTTCTTCTTGTATCATAGCGATGAATGGACAGCACAGCCgacaaacaaaatccaaataCCAGACTGCAAACAATGTTTCTGCAGCCCAGCATCGTCATCCTGCATATTATAGTGAACCTTCTCTTCAAGATATTAGTGATTCAAAGTTATTACGGAAACTGGAAGCTCAAG AAATAGCTCGACAGGCAGCTCAGATAAAAATGATGCGAAAACTAGAAAAACAGGCCATAGCACAAGCCACCAAGGAGGCGAAAAAGCAACAAG CATTAAGGGCTGCTGAAGAGAGGcggaagaaaagagaggagatGAAGATTCATAAACaacaa GAGAAGATCAAGCGCATTCAGCATATTCGTATGGAGAAAGAACTCCGTGCACAGCAGGTTCTTGAG gcaaagagaaagaaaaaagaagctgcagccaatgtaaaaatgttggaagcagagaaaagaaaccaG GAGAGAGAGATCCGTAAACTTCAATCTTTCTTACAGAAGCACCAG GAGAGGGAGAGGCGCAGGCAGCACAGGACTCTCATGAAAGCTGTGGAGGCCCGGAGGAAAGCAGAG GAGAAAGAACGTCTgcgaaaagaaaagaaagcagagaaacaattaaacaagaagaagaaactggagCTCAGAagactgaagcagaaaaaagctAAGGAGCTAATGAAGCCAAAAGAAGACATGTGTTTACCAGATCATAAG CCTCTTCCAGAATTACCTTGTATACCTGGACTAATTTTACCGGGAAAAACATTCTCGGACTGCCTGATGGTGTTGCAGTTTATTCGTAACTTTGGGGCAGTTCTAAATCTCGGATTAAACTCAAACCAGATCACTATAAGTGACATGCAAGATGGGTTGCTCAACATTGGGAACAGTTTGCAGAAGGTGCAGGACCTGTTGGTGAGCATGCtgtctgcagctgtgtgtgatCCGGGCATACCAGCAGGCTGTAAG TGCAAAACCCTGTTGGGAGACCATTTGACTAATGTGGAGATCAACCAAGACAATGTGTCTGAGATCCTGCAAATCTACATGGAAGCCCATTCTGAACAGACAGAGGTGGCTGCTCTGGCCCACAGCCTTGAAACCAAGGCGTTCCAGGCTCACAGTCCGTCAGATAAGGCTGCTATCCTGGCATTCTTGGTTAACGAACTCTGCTGCAGTAAGGCTGTGATTAG CCAGATCGACAAAAATATAGATTATATGACCAACCTGAGGAAGGACAAGTGGGCAGTAGAGGGAAAGCTGCGCAA acTGAGGAACATTCACgcaaagaaaacagatgaaagacACATTGGTGAAGGAGAAGAGAACCATACCTTCAGCAGTGTCACTGTCCAGAACAAAGGTAAGAGGAAAAGCAGGAGCAGcgaagaagaggatgaagacAGCGAAGACCAAGGAGAGGATTATGATGGACAGGAGGAAGAAATGagaaggaaaatgaagaaatcGGAGACATATGGAGAGGAG GAAGCCGATAGACATTCAACAGACATTACCGAACTAGagacaaaaatccagaaaacatGCAAG tTGCAAAGTGAAATTAGTCAGAAGCTGTTTGAAGCATCTCACTCACTGCGCTCGATGGTTGTTGGTGAAGACCGATACAGGAGGCGTTACTGGCTCCTCCCACATTGTGGGGGCTTATTTGTTGAAGGAGTAGAGAATG agttggaggaggtggagaaagACGGGGGAAGACAGAAGGCTTCTGTCAGAGTAAAGGAGGAGCAACAGGAAAAGATCTCACAACCGAGGACAGAAAGTGTTAAAATCCAGGCAGAGTGCCAGCAGAACAATGATGACGATCTTCTCCAAAAGTCTTTTTCTAAGCTCGGCAAACTGTTTGAAGCAGTCAAAATGgatcaaaactcaaacattgATGCTGAGAACACCCATCCTAGTGAAGTTTCTATCACGGAGCCTTATCATTCCGATTGTACCCTGGAGACAGATAAAACGTCAGCTTCATCTACGCTCAGTGCTGTCCAACTCAACAATAACTGCATGACCCGCAGCCCTCAATCCATCCTGCCTGACAATCAGCTGTCTGCGGTATTGACTGAAAAAAGCAGTGAGTGGTTTAGCCTCCTGCCCCGCGCTCCTTGTGATGGCTCTTCTTTAGTCTCGAACATCAGTTGTCCAGCTTTCGTCTCCTCCTCACGACTTGTCAGGACCGAATCCTCCTCATCTCTCCTCCCAAATACcccaaggaaaaaaaacaaagctgggaTTAATAGACTACATTCAGCTGACTCTCAG GAAGCAGAGGGTAATCGAGAAGAGGACCTCTGTCTGGCAGATTGCAACTCTGTCGACAAGAGTGAAACCACAGAGCCTCTGAATAACAAGCCTGCTTGTGCGTCCTTTTCTCCTCTGGAAGTAGCCAAGGCTCAGGACTACATTTGTCCTCAGCCAGTTCCTGAAG AGATGCTGAGAGGCTGGTGGAGAATTTCAGATGCGGAGAACCTGCAGAGTCTGGTCAATTCTCTTCACCATCGGGGTATCAGAGAGAGGGTGCTGCAGAAACAGATCCAAAAAAATATGGAGCACATGAGCCAGATCTATGCCAACCAAAAAAATG AATTTGATACAAACGACCCAGGAAAGCAGAAGATAAGCAGGGAGATTTTTGAAGGCTGGTGTGTTGAACAGCGGGCCGAAGAGGTGGACAGCAATCTGCTGCTGCAAGTAGAAGCTCTGGAGAAAAATGTAATATCTGCCAATTTACCCATTCAG ggaGAAACTCGACAGGAGAGACTTCCAGGCTTTTGGATGCGACGCTCCAACAAGCTTCTTGACGTAGCAGTCATCAGGCTTGCAGAGCTGGAGAGGAACATTGAGCGAAG CAACAAAGTGGAGGTTGCTCCTGGGATGAGACAGTGGCATAAAGCTCTCGGTAAAATCCGCAATTCAGCTCAGCTGTCTCTTTGCATTCAGCATCTGCAGAAATCTGTTGTTTGGAAACAAGACGTCATGAAAGTG cAGTGCCAGCTCTGTCAGAAAGGAGACAATGATGAACTTCTTTTACTATGTGATGGCTGTGACAAAGGCTGCCACACTTACTGCCATAATCCAAAGATAACCGTGGTACCTGCTGGAGCATGGTTTTGTTCTTCTTGT GAAAGTGGTCAAATCCCTCCCAGTGGGAAGCAACAAAGCCAAACAGCTGGAGGAAAGCATAAAAGCAGTGaggtaaaacaaaactgtaagcCATCTGTGAAGGGAGAGCTTGTCAGTGAGGAGGTTGCCAGCAGCAACAACATGCCAAAAAGAGGTTCCAAGGAGTTcaaaaagaggaaaggagaaGACAGCTCTGAGCCCAGGTTTGACAGCCTTGTCTCCTGTGCAAAAAGGGCCAAAACACCCAACAGTGAGCTGGCTGTGTGTCG AGTGCTGTTGGCCGAGCTGGAGGCCCATCAGGATGCGTGGCCCTTTCTGAGCCCAGTTAAGCTCAAGTCTGTCCCTGGATACAGAAAAGTCATCAAGAAACCAATGGACTTCTTTACTATTAAGGAAAAACTAATCAACAACAT GTATTTAAATCAGGAGAACTTCATTACTGATGTGAACCTGGTTTTTGATAACTGTCAAAAATTTAATGAAGACGACTCTGAAATTGGACAAGCCGGCCACAGGATGAAGAGATTTTTTGACAAACGATGGACCGAGTTACtgcattga
- the LOC122840019 gene encoding bromodomain adjacent to zinc finger domain protein 2B isoform X4 — MDSKLGLASSSPAPPSFQKGSPVATFSSAPPQPTSVKYSPAHSPEGSIPFTIFGQTHQTGDELSNMQSCPAFGLLTSSSNCSEFVHRGKTGLMTTPTNTQFKVFPKLWRPTEMDNCRAGAIFHPLLGLYPFSVPVFKTHDPAHPQLCTSGVDRWNTSSSNRNLNTSLLPLKEKEKTKINSSWSQNSLSERATKTILSTKEKGVINRPLETPRCNIRLSGSLSESSSEETSSDSDNMEKDDEDLSSDSDDSEKEIPVGHEVETQMDSVKKSSFVRPKDQIWNPELFLNPHFNGVVSTADQDAPLALITKPRIQTNSPSKRPFLAATSPPYHTPVNLSISSKKLSDTSALPSKSAPSGLVPGSVKAASVLHGGWRPAKTSSCLKPVDLTRNGGFDFHSSRGSEDSSGDIEDDEESSLNSGSSLSDSGSNPESDSAEDHGKESFKAESHTDANGSGALLNLQILKNLGVSATNLLHHHGNLPDPLTFATAGLKKKRRVTDERALQLPLKFGWERETRMRTVTGRLQGEVAYFAPCGKKLRQYPDVVKYLVRHGITEISRDNFSFSTKIKVGNFYEGREGPEGLQWFLMNEEDISSCIIAMNGQHSRQTKSKYQTANNVSAAQHRHPAYYSEPSLQDISDSKLLRKLEAQEIARQAAQIKMMRKLEKQAIAQATKEAKKQQALRAAEERRKKREEMKIHKQQEKIKRIQHIRMEKELRAQQVLEAKRKKKEAAANVKMLEAEKRNQERERRRQHRTLMKAVEARRKAEEKERLRKEKKAEKQLNKKKKLELRRLKQKKAKELMKPKEDMCLPDHKPLPELPCIPGLILPGKTFSDCLMVLQFIRNFGAVLNLGLNSNQITISDMQDGLLNIGNSLQKVQDLLVSMLSAAVCDPGIPAGCKCKTLLGDHLTNVEINQDNVSEILQIYMEAHSEQTEVAALAHSLETKAFQAHSPSDKAAILAFLVNELCCSKAVISQIDKNIDYMTNLRKDKWAVEGKLRKLRNIHAKKTDERHIGEGEENHTFSSVTVQNKGKRKSRSSEEEDEDSEDQGEDYDGQEEEMRRKMKKSETYGEEEADRHSTDITELETKIQKTCKLQSEISQKLFEASHSLRSMVVGEDRYRRRYWLLPHCGGLFVEGVENELEEVEKDGGRQKASVRVKEEQQEKISQPRTESVKIQAECQQNNDDDLLQKSFSKLGKLFEAVKMDQNSNIDAENTHPSEVSITEPYHSDCTLETDKTSASSTLSAVQLNNNCMTRSPQSILPDNQLSAVLTEKSSEWFSLLPRAPCDGSSLVSNISCPAFVSSSRLVRTESSSSLLPNTPRKKNKAGINRLHSADSQEAEGNREEDLCLADCNSVDKSETTEPLNNKPACASFSPLEVAKAQDYICPQPVPEEMLRGWWRISDAENLQSLVNSLHHRGIRERVLQKQIQKNMEHMSQIYANQKNAEFDTNDPGKQKISREIFEGWCVEQRAEEVDSNLLLQVEALEKNVISANLPIQGWMPSEPKYNSDDLGYFEHKPFSSVSLENKKQGETRQERLPGFWMRRSNKLLDVAVIRLAELERNIERSNKVEVAPGMRQWHKALGKIRNSAQLSLCIQHLQKSVVWKQDVMKVQCQLCQKGDNDELLLLCDGCDKGCHTYCHNPKITVVPAGAWFCSSCESGQIPPSGKQQSQTAGGKHKSSEVKQNCKPSVKGELVSEEVASSNNMPKRGSKEFKKRKGEDSSEPRFDSLVSCAKRAKTPNSELAVCRVLLAELEAHQDAWPFLSPVKLKSVPGYRKVIKKPMDFFTIKEKLINNMYLNQENFITDVNLVFDNCQKFNEDDSEIGQAGHRMKRFFDKRWTELLH; from the exons ATGGACTCCAAACTGGGGCTGGCCTCATCATCTCCTGCCCCACCTTCCTTTCAGAAGGGTTCTCCTGTAGCCACTTTCTCTTCTGCTCCACCTCAACCAACCTCAGTCAAGTACAGTCCAGCACACAGTCCTGAAGGCAGCATCCCTTTTACAATATTTG gtcaaaCTCACCAGACAGGAGATGAACTTTCAAATATGCAGAGCTGTCCTGCTTTTGGTCTTTTAACCTCAAGTTCAAATTGCTCTGAGTTTGTTCACCGAGGAAAAACGGGCTTGATGACGACACCTACAAACACACAATTCAAAGTATTTCCAA AGCTGTGGCGGCCTACTGAGATGGATAATTGCAGAGCAGGAGCCATCTTTCACCCTCTGCTGGGTCTGTATCCTTTCTCTGTACCAGTCTTCAAAACCCATGATCCTGCTCATCCACAACTTTGCACCTCAG GTGTGGACAGATGGAACACGTCCTCCTCAAACAGGAACTTGAACACCAGTCTATTACcacttaaagaaaaagagaaaactaaaatcaacTCAAGTTGGAGTCAAAATAGCCTTTCTGAGCGTGCGACCAAGACCATTCTCTCAACAAAGGAAAAG GGTGTCATAAATCGACCTCTAGAGACACCCAGGTGTAATATTCGCCTATCAGGATCCTTGTCAGAAAGCTCCAGCGAAGAAACCAGCAGTGATTCTGACAATATGGAGAAAGATGATGAGGATCTAAGCAGCGACAGCGATGACTCTGAAAAAGAGATCCCAGTTGGACACGAA gttGAAACTCAGATGGATTCTGTGAAGAAGTCTTCCTTTGTACGACCCAAGGACCAAATTTG GAACCCAGAGCTGTTCCTGAACCCCCACTTTAACGGAGTGGTCAGCACTGCAGATCAAGATGCACCTTTGGCTCTCATAACGAAACCTCGTATCCAGACCAACTCTCCAAGCAAAAGGCCGTTCTTGGCAGCAACCAGCCCTCCCTACCACACACCTGTCAACCTGAGCATTAGCAGCAAGAAGTTGTCAGACACATCTGCTTTGCCATCTAAATCTGCCCCATCAGGACTTGTTCCAGGATCAGTTAAGGCTGCTTCAGTTCTGCATGGAGGGTGGAGGCCAGCAAAAACCAGTTCCTGCCTAAAACCTGTAGACTTAACCAGAAACGGTGGGTTTGATTTCCACAGCAGCAGAGGCTCAGAGGACTCTTCAGGAGACATTGAGGATGATGAAGAGAGTAGTCTGAATTCTGGCAGTAGCCTTTCAG ACTCTGGGAGCAATCCTGAGAGTGACAGTGCTGAGGATCATGGGAAGGAGTCCTTTAAGGCAGAATCACATACTGATGCCAACGGAAGTGGTGCCCTGCTTAACCTGCAGATTCTGAAGAATTTAGGTGTATCAGCCACCAATTTACTCCACCACCATGGCAACCTCCCTGATCCTTTAACATTTGCAACAGCAG gtttaaagaagaaaaggagagtCACAGATGAGCGAGCTCTGCAATTACCCCTTAAGTTTGG ATGGGAGAGAGAGACCCGGATGAGAACTGTTACAGGTCGTCTGCAAGGGGAGGTGGCTTACTTTGCTCCGTGTGGGAAAAAGCTGCGTCAATATCCTGATGTAGTGAAG TACTTGGTCCGGCATGGAATAACAGAAATTTCCCGGGACAACTTCAGCTTTAGCACAAAAATTAAAGTTGGTAACTTCTATGAAGGTAGAGAAGGACCAGAG GGTTTACAGTGGTTCCTGATGAATGAGGAGGACATTTCTTCTTGTATCATAGCGATGAATGGACAGCACAGCCgacaaacaaaatccaaataCCAGACTGCAAACAATGTTTCTGCAGCCCAGCATCGTCATCCTGCATATTATAGTGAACCTTCTCTTCAAGATATTAGTGATTCAAAGTTATTACGGAAACTGGAAGCTCAAG AAATAGCTCGACAGGCAGCTCAGATAAAAATGATGCGAAAACTAGAAAAACAGGCCATAGCACAAGCCACCAAGGAGGCGAAAAAGCAACAAG CATTAAGGGCTGCTGAAGAGAGGcggaagaaaagagaggagatGAAGATTCATAAACaacaa GAGAAGATCAAGCGCATTCAGCATATTCGTATGGAGAAAGAACTCCGTGCACAGCAGGTTCTTGAG gcaaagagaaagaaaaaagaagctgcagccaatgtaaaaatgttggaagcagagaaaagaaaccaG GAGAGGGAGAGGCGCAGGCAGCACAGGACTCTCATGAAAGCTGTGGAGGCCCGGAGGAAAGCAGAG GAGAAAGAACGTCTgcgaaaagaaaagaaagcagagaaacaattaaacaagaagaagaaactggagCTCAGAagactgaagcagaaaaaagctAAGGAGCTAATGAAGCCAAAAGAAGACATGTGTTTACCAGATCATAAG CCTCTTCCAGAATTACCTTGTATACCTGGACTAATTTTACCGGGAAAAACATTCTCGGACTGCCTGATGGTGTTGCAGTTTATTCGTAACTTTGGGGCAGTTCTAAATCTCGGATTAAACTCAAACCAGATCACTATAAGTGACATGCAAGATGGGTTGCTCAACATTGGGAACAGTTTGCAGAAGGTGCAGGACCTGTTGGTGAGCATGCtgtctgcagctgtgtgtgatCCGGGCATACCAGCAGGCTGTAAG TGCAAAACCCTGTTGGGAGACCATTTGACTAATGTGGAGATCAACCAAGACAATGTGTCTGAGATCCTGCAAATCTACATGGAAGCCCATTCTGAACAGACAGAGGTGGCTGCTCTGGCCCACAGCCTTGAAACCAAGGCGTTCCAGGCTCACAGTCCGTCAGATAAGGCTGCTATCCTGGCATTCTTGGTTAACGAACTCTGCTGCAGTAAGGCTGTGATTAG CCAGATCGACAAAAATATAGATTATATGACCAACCTGAGGAAGGACAAGTGGGCAGTAGAGGGAAAGCTGCGCAA acTGAGGAACATTCACgcaaagaaaacagatgaaagacACATTGGTGAAGGAGAAGAGAACCATACCTTCAGCAGTGTCACTGTCCAGAACAAAGGTAAGAGGAAAAGCAGGAGCAGcgaagaagaggatgaagacAGCGAAGACCAAGGAGAGGATTATGATGGACAGGAGGAAGAAATGagaaggaaaatgaagaaatcGGAGACATATGGAGAGGAG GAAGCCGATAGACATTCAACAGACATTACCGAACTAGagacaaaaatccagaaaacatGCAAG tTGCAAAGTGAAATTAGTCAGAAGCTGTTTGAAGCATCTCACTCACTGCGCTCGATGGTTGTTGGTGAAGACCGATACAGGAGGCGTTACTGGCTCCTCCCACATTGTGGGGGCTTATTTGTTGAAGGAGTAGAGAATG agttggaggaggtggagaaagACGGGGGAAGACAGAAGGCTTCTGTCAGAGTAAAGGAGGAGCAACAGGAAAAGATCTCACAACCGAGGACAGAAAGTGTTAAAATCCAGGCAGAGTGCCAGCAGAACAATGATGACGATCTTCTCCAAAAGTCTTTTTCTAAGCTCGGCAAACTGTTTGAAGCAGTCAAAATGgatcaaaactcaaacattgATGCTGAGAACACCCATCCTAGTGAAGTTTCTATCACGGAGCCTTATCATTCCGATTGTACCCTGGAGACAGATAAAACGTCAGCTTCATCTACGCTCAGTGCTGTCCAACTCAACAATAACTGCATGACCCGCAGCCCTCAATCCATCCTGCCTGACAATCAGCTGTCTGCGGTATTGACTGAAAAAAGCAGTGAGTGGTTTAGCCTCCTGCCCCGCGCTCCTTGTGATGGCTCTTCTTTAGTCTCGAACATCAGTTGTCCAGCTTTCGTCTCCTCCTCACGACTTGTCAGGACCGAATCCTCCTCATCTCTCCTCCCAAATACcccaaggaaaaaaaacaaagctgggaTTAATAGACTACATTCAGCTGACTCTCAG GAAGCAGAGGGTAATCGAGAAGAGGACCTCTGTCTGGCAGATTGCAACTCTGTCGACAAGAGTGAAACCACAGAGCCTCTGAATAACAAGCCTGCTTGTGCGTCCTTTTCTCCTCTGGAAGTAGCCAAGGCTCAGGACTACATTTGTCCTCAGCCAGTTCCTGAAG AGATGCTGAGAGGCTGGTGGAGAATTTCAGATGCGGAGAACCTGCAGAGTCTGGTCAATTCTCTTCACCATCGGGGTATCAGAGAGAGGGTGCTGCAGAAACAGATCCAAAAAAATATGGAGCACATGAGCCAGATCTATGCCAACCAAAAAAATG CAGAATTTGATACAAACGACCCAGGAAAGCAGAAGATAAGCAGGGAGATTTTTGAAGGCTGGTGTGTTGAACAGCGGGCCGAAGAGGTGGACAGCAATCTGCTGCTGCAAGTAGAAGCTCTGGAGAAAAATGTAATATCTGCCAATTTACCCATTCAG GGTTGGATGCCCAGTGAACCCAAGTACAACAGTGATGATCTGGGCTATTTTGAACACAAGcccttctcttctgtttctttggaaaacaaaaaacagggaGAAACTCGACAGGAGAGACTTCCAGGCTTTTGGATGCGACGCTCCAACAAGCTTCTTGACGTAGCAGTCATCAGGCTTGCAGAGCTGGAGAGGAACATTGAGCGAAG CAACAAAGTGGAGGTTGCTCCTGGGATGAGACAGTGGCATAAAGCTCTCGGTAAAATCCGCAATTCAGCTCAGCTGTCTCTTTGCATTCAGCATCTGCAGAAATCTGTTGTTTGGAAACAAGACGTCATGAAAGTG cAGTGCCAGCTCTGTCAGAAAGGAGACAATGATGAACTTCTTTTACTATGTGATGGCTGTGACAAAGGCTGCCACACTTACTGCCATAATCCAAAGATAACCGTGGTACCTGCTGGAGCATGGTTTTGTTCTTCTTGT GAAAGTGGTCAAATCCCTCCCAGTGGGAAGCAACAAAGCCAAACAGCTGGAGGAAAGCATAAAAGCAGTGaggtaaaacaaaactgtaagcCATCTGTGAAGGGAGAGCTTGTCAGTGAGGAGGTTGCCAGCAGCAACAACATGCCAAAAAGAGGTTCCAAGGAGTTcaaaaagaggaaaggagaaGACAGCTCTGAGCCCAGGTTTGACAGCCTTGTCTCCTGTGCAAAAAGGGCCAAAACACCCAACAGTGAGCTGGCTGTGTGTCG AGTGCTGTTGGCCGAGCTGGAGGCCCATCAGGATGCGTGGCCCTTTCTGAGCCCAGTTAAGCTCAAGTCTGTCCCTGGATACAGAAAAGTCATCAAGAAACCAATGGACTTCTTTACTATTAAGGAAAAACTAATCAACAACAT GTATTTAAATCAGGAGAACTTCATTACTGATGTGAACCTGGTTTTTGATAACTGTCAAAAATTTAATGAAGACGACTCTGAAATTGGACAAGCCGGCCACAGGATGAAGAGATTTTTTGACAAACGATGGACCGAGTTACtgcattga